GCCGCACGTAAATAGGCTTCTTTAATTAGATAGGTCAATTCATCCCAGTCTTCCCTATCCGGATTTTGAATAGAAACCCAACCGTGATGACCTATATATGGGGTTTTGAAAAAATTCTCTTTCTGTAGCAATAATTCTTGAGTTTCTCGATCTGACTTGAACGACAAGCTGAATCCTTTCTCGCTTTCACCTGAAATCACGAAGGATTTTCCATTGATTTTAAAAGTATTGTGACCGAAACCATCAATATATTCAGCAGCTTCGGGCAATGCAAGACAGATATTGCGTAGACTTTCAAGCATGCCTGCCGTGTCTTGTAATTTCATGTTTTAATTCACCTATTATCAAATCTATTTTGCATTCACATCGGGTTGATGAATTCCGAATAAATTGCCTTCGGTATCAATATAGTATCCTTGCCACGCCATACCAGGCAGGGCATATTTAGGCATTGCGACATTGCCGCCATTCTCAATAATTTTAGCTTCCGTTAAATTGTAATTTTCCACACCCATTGTACAAGCAAATGCATTTAAAGCTTGGTTTGTTTCCGGCGGAGCACTTTGACGCTGCATCAAAGCACCATTGATCCCAGGTTCATTCTCATCGCCAGTTACCGCTCCAAAGTAAGGCATACCTGCATACTCACTCCAATCTTGAAATGACCATCCAAATACCTCACCATAAAACTTCTTTGCCCGTTCCATGTCATTCACATGAATTTCGAAATGAACTAATCTTCCCATGATTCCCTCCTAAGTAACATATGAATTAACCATTTACTTACCTTATCCATTCTGTGTTCGCTTACAAATACCCTTTTATTATTATAATGTAAATGGAAATAAATTCAAAGAACTTAGAGCTTCATCATACAATCTGTCATACACAGGAGCCGTTTTTCAAATATAGTTAGTTCCGACCAACAGAATCGGCTCCATGCCCCTTCTACATATCTACTCAATTATTTTTTTAAAATTTATTGTGAAACGCACTCCACATGCGTTGAATGTATGTGGCAACACATGAGATGTTGGTAGGTATAATTTATAAATAAATTGTTGAATAGGATCTACTTTTTTAGGATTGATGCTTTCCCATTACCATTAACTTACTTTTCTTAGTATTCAACATCCAAAAATTAAATACCTTCTTCTGCTATCCTACCCCTTTCGATTAAAAAGGCATCCCAATAAAAGCAATAACGATTTATTTTTTCGGATGCTTCTAAAAACAAATAATATTAGACCAAGCCCCTGCATGTTAAGTATGGAGCACAGTTAGATACCGGTTTAGACAATTACTAACATTTAAGCGCCAATCATTTGGCGTTTATTTATTTTCACCTACTACATTACCGCAACTTCTAAAATCTATCATAATCAAAATTGCTACCGAAACATTACCCGCTTTTCGTTTACCTCAAATTGAAAATGCTTTAGATAAGCATGGTGGATTAAATTTTGATTAATAATGTGCTACTTAACTAGCATTATGACCTATACATCATTAAAATCTTTGCATTTTATATTATAGATGGTAAGGAAAGGAGGTCATTAAATGGCAAAAGATGTGATAAAAATTAGTTACACGAACCAAAGTGGCATCACTTCTCAAGCAGATATTGATCAATTAGTTATGAAACTTCAAACATTAGGATATAAACAAGTTTACAAAGAAAATGGACAAACCCTTAGTCTAATTTATATCCTCGAGAAATAACAATCAAAAAGAAATACCGTCCAATCAATAAAAAAAAGAAAGAAGGAAGGTTTAAAAATGACTACTCACTCAAAAGAAGTAACCTTGAATTCTGGCCCATTTCATATCCCAACATTGAACCAGGGGGGTTTTTCCACTACTAGACTTGTCATAACCATTAAAAACCATTCAGAACATACATTACAAGCAGATGTTACCATTGATGCTTGCTTCCCTGTTACCCCTCAACCTGAACTGAGTACTTTTAATATACCCGAAAGCAACTTGGCATTCTTTCCAAGAATGGATATCCCTAGACATAGTTGCCAAGTGTACCAAGTTCCAATCGTTTTTGATTCGCGTCCATTCATTAAAGTAATATCTAGAGGAGACTATGAAGTAATAGACGGGAGACCCGCTGGCGGAAAACTGGAGATAAGTGTGGTTGCAGGCGGACAAGCATTATCTGGTTTATTCGTCTCCGATGCATCGACATTTATACCTTACGGAAGCTGGGTTGTTGAGGAAAGTAAATCTGATACGGATTCTTAATGGCTGAAAACTTAGCGACCACTATTATATCTTAAAAGGTCTTCCTTAGAGAAGGAAGTGTTATAAATGAATGATCAGTTAATAAAAACTGTTGAAGATACGTATGGACTTTCCATACTTTCATTTGACATCCTCCAAAAAACCCCTAGAACACATGTTGCAAAAATTAATACAATCCAAAGAAAGTATGTATTGAAAAGGATGTATATAACGGAATCAAGATTACGATTTATTCTTCAGATTGAAGCATTTTTAAGAGAGCAAAACATCAACATCCCACAAATAATTCAAACAAAAGAAAATCGTCCATATTTTCTGTTAGAAGGATATCCATGCATTTTACAAGAATGGATATCAGGAGAAGTATTTCAATTTTCACTGGATCAATCCATACAACAGATTGGAAATTTACTAGGGAAAATGCACGTTTTATCCCTTGGATTTCATTCTTCCACAGATGATACTGCGATGCTTGAAAGTTCCATGTGGGAAAACGAATATCAAGATACTCTAAAGTATATGGTCAAGTGGGCTAACCTAATGAAAAATACGCAAAATCCAAAAAAAACCATCATACTAGAGTCTATTGATTTCTTCATAAACACAGGAAAAGAGCTTGAAAAACAGATAATACATCACCCCTATCACGCTATTTGGAAGAAAAAACCATTACATGAACACTATTTGTCCCACGGTGATTTTCAGCCCAAAAACATATTGATGAGCAGTCCTGAATGGTGCATAATCGATTGGGAATTTGCTAGACATGACTTCCCCTCTAGAGACTGCATGGAAATAATCTATAAAATGACGTCTTATGAAAATCGTTGGGATTCTGAAAAGTTTAATATCTTTCTTTCATCCTATCTTTCACAAAATCAACTTACCAATCAAGAATTATCCTTTTTCTATTTAGATTTTGCCTTTCCACATTATTATGGTCGCTTTTTGAAAAATTGGCGGTATACAAAAATGTCCACAAGAGAAATCAGAGAATTTATTAAAAGAGAACAGGAGAAAACCAACTATATGCTACAACAGTTTAAGATAATAAATCTATTGTAATTTTTATGCACAACTACAAGAGAAATTTTAGGATAACGGTTAAAGGAAATGTGGATGAAGAAGCAGAGAAAATGGAAGGTCAGTGTCAACGAAACCGATGAAAAGGGGATTCCCATGAACAATCACGTTTTTCAGTCATGTGACTTTGTTGATGTGAACTATGATTAACTTATACCCCCTTTTCATGTAGACACTTATTATCAAACACTATCATAAATTGAACAAGCATAGTCGTGACTAGCGAACACAGGACTAAGGTTATTTTATTTCATATGTAACCGAACCGTATCGTAAATATTCTTTTTCTAGCGGTTGCAAGTATTATTAGTATGAATTTTCTTCTTCAAATACCCTGCCCTGTTACTTTGAAAGTAACTGTTCGGTGGGGTTTCGATTGGTTACGGCCAATGGTGCTTGTCACGATATATGCGTAACCTGCAATACCTAAAAGGATATATCCCCAACCTATTATCGAACGATGGTACTCCCTTTATATGAAAAATACAATAGAGGAATACACTGTAACCTTCATTAAGAGTTCCATTAATTAGATCATTACATATCTGTAGATTGTAGCATTAAATTAGACAGTCTCTTACTTAATTATCATCGATAATGGCTTCATCCCACACCCTTATTCCCTTGCTAGTAAAGTAAATATAAATCCACATATTACCAGCAATAGTTCCCCCTCGTGCTCCCCCTTCTGTTTTCATCTGTTCCGCTTCTTCAAAACACTTTCGTCCTTTATCGCTTCGCTTACGATTTGGCAAAGACTACTCTAGTAAGGCTACTACGGTAGTTAACTGTTATTAGCACTTACCGTTTTTCCGTGATACCGATTATTTGCGAAACTATGCGTATATTTTTGTGATAGTTTGACTAGACTGCTAGTAAATAATTCTAGGAGGTAATCAAAATGTTTAGATTCGGGAAGAGAAAGCTGCGGAGCAATGTCGGTAAATTAATCGATAAGCACGGATATACTCAAGAGGAGTTTGTAAGTGCGTCAGGAATCTCACGTAATACGATAAGCAGAGTTTGCAGAGATCCTAAGTATGTACCGTCAGCCGGGGTTTTAAAGAAAATCATGAAGGCGGTTCGAAGCATAGATGCTGGCGCAAAGGCAGATGACTACTTTGATTTGTAAACAAAAAGGGCCCTAGCGTAATGGCCGGGGCTAAATGTATTTGTTCAATTCTTGTTCATGCCCTCCTTATCCATACACCCATAATCCAAGCGCCCCCCCACTTTGAAGTCACCTAAAAAGAAATCATTTCCTGATACTGCGTGTCCATCTCCCCCCCAACTTTTCAAAGTTCACTTATGTCCGTAGAGTTTCCGTGGAAGAAATTATTAGGTAAAAAAGATTTAAATGAGATTCAACAACATCCCCCGAATTTAAAAATTAAAATTCCCCATTTCCATTAGGAGCAGGGGTTTTCAGTTTTTCAATAAATAGGGTTCGGAATGGTCCCGAATCCTTTGCACGCTTTTGCCGAGGAATTATTACCATGATTTCTTCGGTTATATTTTTTTTCTTCCGAATTTGTCTACAGTCTGAAATCCCCCACTTCCATTAGGAGCGGGGGATTT
The DNA window shown above is from Peribacillus sp. FSL P2-0133 and carries:
- a CDS encoding MmcQ/YjbR family DNA-binding protein gives rise to the protein MKLQDTAGMLESLRNICLALPEAAEYIDGFGHNTFKINGKSFVISGESEKGFSLSFKSDRETQELLLQKENFFKTPYIGHHGWVSIQNPDREDWDELTYLIKEAYLRAAPKRLVKKWNELHKK
- a CDS encoding VOC family protein — its product is MGRLVHFEIHVNDMERAKKFYGEVFGWSFQDWSEYAGMPYFGAVTGDENEPGINGALMQRQSAPPETNQALNAFACTMGVENYNLTEAKIIENGGNVAMPKYALPGMAWQGYYIDTEGNLFGIHQPDVNAK
- a CDS encoding phosphotransferase, with translation MNDQLIKTVEDTYGLSILSFDILQKTPRTHVAKINTIQRKYVLKRMYITESRLRFILQIEAFLREQNINIPQIIQTKENRPYFLLEGYPCILQEWISGEVFQFSLDQSIQQIGNLLGKMHVLSLGFHSSTDDTAMLESSMWENEYQDTLKYMVKWANLMKNTQNPKKTIILESIDFFINTGKELEKQIIHHPYHAIWKKKPLHEHYLSHGDFQPKNILMSSPEWCIIDWEFARHDFPSRDCMEIIYKMTSYENRWDSEKFNIFLSSYLSQNQLTNQELSFFYLDFAFPHYYGRFLKNWRYTKMSTREIREFIKREQEKTNYMLQQFKIINLL
- a CDS encoding helix-turn-helix transcriptional regulator, whose product is MFRFGKRKLRSNVGKLIDKHGYTQEEFVSASGISRNTISRVCRDPKYVPSAGVLKKIMKAVRSIDAGAKADDYFDL